The sequence CTACAAAAAGCGCGTCAGGATTTTCTTTTTTTACCCTTTCAACATCATTAACGCGCAGGAGATGATGCGTGGGGCAGAACCCCTCCCAGGGGATGACTTTTTTTGCTGTATGTTTTGCAGTATAAAGGGCAAGATTTTTATCAGGCACCATGAGCACAGTGTCTTCTTTAACGGAATTTACCACGTTTACCGCATTGGCAGATGTACAGCAGATATCACTTATGGATTTTACAAGAGCTGAAGAATTTACATAGCAGACTGTTGGCACGCCCGGAAGTTCAGCCTGTTTTTTTTTAAGTTCTTCTTCTGTTACCATGTCAGCCATCGGGCATCCGGCATCGATTCTGGGAAGTATTACTTTTTTTCCGGGTGAAAGTATACTTGCGCTTTCAGCCATGAAATGCACGCCGCAGAATATTATTATCTCTGCACTGCTCTTTGATGCCTCGATGCTTAAGCCAAGGGAGTCTCCGCAAATATCTGCGATTTCCTGAACCTCATCGCGCTGGTAGTTATGGGCAAGGATTATTGCATTTTTAGATTTTCTGAGTTTATTAATACGATCGGCAAGAATTGTATCGCTCAGGGTGTTCAGCATTCCCTCTATATTGCCATCAGCTTTGTTATTTATAGCCAATTAATAAACCTTAATCAAAATCTGCATTATTATATTTGAATAAATACCCGCAACAACATCATCAAGCATAACCCCTGTGCCGCCGCTCAGCTTTTCCATCCTTCTTCCGGGAAAAGGTTTTATAATGTCCATAATCCTGAAAATCACGAAGGCCGCTATCATATATTTCCACTTAAATGGAATAAGAAAGAGGCTTATCAGCATTCCCGCCACTTCATCTATGACTATTTCCGAGCTGTCTTTCGTGCCGAAATACTTTTCGCTGTATGAGGCTGCGAATATTCCGGCAATGGTTATGAAAACTATGGAAGCCGCAACAGAGTAGTTAGAAAGCCCTTCCGGAGAAAATCTTTCTATAAAATAATAAATTATTAAACCGCCAAGGCTTCCTGCAGTTCCCGGGACAATAGGAGAATAGCCGAGATAGCATGCCGTGGAAAAAAATATTATTAATTTTTTCATCTTGTGGAATATATTAGATATCAATGACTGTTGTCAAATTCAGGGATTCAAAAAAATGTAGATTCCTTACGCCTTTATAAGGAATCTACAATCAAGCGTGCAATTTATTCATCTTAACTACTTATTCTTTTTCCCTTTCTGAATAATCACTACAGGGGAACGATAATAGTCATAACCCCAATATGGATATCCTCCCCAATAAGGATAATACCATGATGGATACATCGGAGTTGCGTAATTTGTGTTTTCAACCTTCTCTTCCCAGGCATATATCTCTTCTATTGAGAAAACAGGATAACTGTATTCCATCTCTTCTATTTTGTTTTTTCTCACTTCAATGAATCTTCCCGCAAGAGTTACCTCTTTCCCCTGACGGTATATGAGAGGATCAATCAACCCTTTGTCTTTGGAAAGTACCGCAAGGAACCTGGTATTAGTAGGTTTTGAGCTTGAAAAATTACCCCTCTCATCTACAGGAACATAGGCAGCTTCTATTACTGATCCTTCCTCTGAAAATTTTGTGTTGGCTACTATACCGCCTAGAATAAAGAGCTTCCCTTTGTAAAAGTCAGGATTTTCTTTTATGGCTTGAAGAGGCAATTCTCTTGTGCCCGCCAGCATAAGCTCTTTTTTCAGGACTGAAGTGCAAGACAAAAGAACCAGAGGAATGATAAGGAAAATAAGTGTCTTTTTCATCTTCTATTCCCCCTTTCATCACTACCCCACGCTTTATTAATATGCTCTATTTTATTAATTGTCAATGCTTCCGGCAGTTCATTATTATTTAGACATAGCGCAGAAAATACTTTTTACTTTTGCTTATTTTTTCATATGTAATATAAGAATTTTAATATGTATAAAAAGGTAAATGACAAGCTTTTAGACAGGCTTGAAAAAGAAACAGGGAATGATGTTGTCTTTTCTTCGGAAGAATCATTAGAGCCTTATTCGCGTGATCAGACCAAAGGATTGGAGTTTTACCCTGATATCGTAGTAAAGGCGAGAACTGTTGCTCATATCCGGTCAGCCCTTCAGCTTGCAAATGAATATAAGATTCCTGTTACCCCCAGAGGCCTTGGCTATGGATTGAGCGGAGGTTGTGTCCCGGTTTACGGCGGGATAGTTATTTCCATGGAAAGAATGGACAAGTTCCTTGAGCTTGACGAGGATAATCTCATGGCAGTTGTTGAGCCCGGGATAATCACTGGAAATTTTCACAGAGAAATAGAATCCGCAGGGCTTTTCTATCCGCCTGATCCTGCAAGCCTTGACAGCTGCAGCCTCGGAGGGAATATTGCCGAGGGTGCCGGAGGTCCCCAGGCTGTAAAATACGGGACCACAAAGGATTATGTCTGCGGACTCGAGGTTGTACTTGCCGGCGGCGAACTGATAAAAACCGGAGGTAAGGTAGTAAAAGACGCGACCGGATATAACTTCACACAGCTTTTTGTCGGCTCTGAAGGGACTCTTGGAATTCTTACAAAAGCAATTCTAAGACTGCTCCCGCTACCACCTGCAAGGGCTGACCTTTTAGTTGCATATTCATCTGTTGATAATGCCTCAAAGACTGTTTCAGCTTTAATAAAGAAAAGGATAATCCCCTCTGCCCTTGAACTTATGGATGCAGCCGCTTTGAAGCTTGGCGAGAATTTCTTGGGACAGGAACCTCCATTCCCTGACGCAAAGGCACATCTTCTTATCACGCTTCATGGAATGGAGAAAAGTGAACTTGACAGGGACATTGCAGTCATAGGAGAAGTGTGCGACGAAAACGGTGCAGTAGATGTTCTGCTGTCTCAGGGGAGCGAAAGCAGGGAAAGGCTCTGGAAATTCAGGCGCTGTTTATTTGAGGCTGCCGGAGCAAAAAGCCTGCTTTGCAGGAGTCTTGATCCTGTAGTGCCGCGTTCTTCAATACCTGAACTGATATCATATATGAAAGGATTATCAGAAAGAGAAGGTTTCGAGGCTTCATGCTTTGGCCATGCAGGGGACGGGAATATCCATGTGACATTATTTCCCGGAAAATATGAGGAAGCGCTATGGCTAAAAAAATATCCTGATTTCTGCAGGCAGATATATGAAAAGACCATAAGCCTTGGCGGAAAGATAGCCGCCGAACATGGCATAGGGATGATAAGAAAAGCCTATCTCCCCATGGCAATAGAACCTGCCCAGATGGACCTTCTTAAGAATACCAAGAGAGCATTCGACCCTCTGTGCATAATGAATCCCGGAAAGATTTTTGACTTGTAGGATATTGTTAATAAATACCGCACCTGATTTTATCAATCCCGTATTCTCATTGACATTCATGTTATTACCGATAAAAGTCATACAATTTTTTGAAAAATAAAGAGGCGAAATATGGTAATAACCGGTGTAAAGAAGTTATTGTTCTTTTTTTCAGCTCTTATTTTTTTAGT is a genomic window of Candidatus Schekmanbacteria bacterium containing:
- a CDS encoding Slp family lipoprotein, producing MKKTLIFLIIPLVLLSCTSVLKKELMLAGTRELPLQAIKENPDFYKGKLFILGGIVANTKFSEEGSVIEAAYVPVDERGNFSSSKPTNTRFLAVLSKDKGLIDPLIYRQGKEVTLAGRFIEVRKNKIEEMEYSYPVFSIEEIYAWEEKVENTNYATPMYPSWYYPYWGGYPYWGYDYYRSPVVIIQKGKKNK
- a CDS encoding phosphatidylglycerophosphatase A; this translates as MKKLIIFFSTACYLGYSPIVPGTAGSLGGLIIYYFIERFSPEGLSNYSVAASIVFITIAGIFAASYSEKYFGTKDSSEIVIDEVAGMLISLFLIPFKWKYMIAAFVIFRIMDIIKPFPGRRMEKLSGGTGVMLDDVVAGIYSNIIMQILIKVY
- a CDS encoding FAD-binding protein codes for the protein MYKKVNDKLLDRLEKETGNDVVFSSEESLEPYSRDQTKGLEFYPDIVVKARTVAHIRSALQLANEYKIPVTPRGLGYGLSGGCVPVYGGIVISMERMDKFLELDEDNLMAVVEPGIITGNFHREIESAGLFYPPDPASLDSCSLGGNIAEGAGGPQAVKYGTTKDYVCGLEVVLAGGELIKTGGKVVKDATGYNFTQLFVGSEGTLGILTKAILRLLPLPPARADLLVAYSSVDNASKTVSALIKKRIIPSALELMDAAALKLGENFLGQEPPFPDAKAHLLITLHGMEKSELDRDIAVIGEVCDENGAVDVLLSQGSESRERLWKFRRCLFEAAGAKSLLCRSLDPVVPRSSIPELISYMKGLSEREGFEASCFGHAGDGNIHVTLFPGKYEEALWLKKYPDFCRQIYEKTISLGGKIAAEHGIGMIRKAYLPMAIEPAQMDLLKNTKRAFDPLCIMNPGKIFDL
- the nadA gene encoding quinolinate synthase NadA, whose product is MLNTLSDTILADRINKLRKSKNAIILAHNYQRDEVQEIADICGDSLGLSIEASKSSAEIIIFCGVHFMAESASILSPGKKVILPRIDAGCPMADMVTEEELKKKQAELPGVPTVCYVNSSALVKSISDICCTSANAVNVVNSVKEDTVLMVPDKNLALYTAKHTAKKVIPWEGFCPTHHLLRVNDVERVKKENPDALFVAHPECPPEVLEFADHICSTSGMLTYVKESPAKKFIIGTEEGIFYRLKKDNPEKEFIHPSRTRMICPNMKLTRLVDIVLALERLEPVIKVEEPVRGRAYLSLKRMLEIPRD